A region from the Lolium perenne isolate Kyuss_39 chromosome 4, Kyuss_2.0, whole genome shotgun sequence genome encodes:
- the LOC127292943 gene encoding DNA repair protein XRCC4 isoform X2, which yields MATPAAAPRHSCAKLSVAVEDPKAPGGGGIFVKATWLPTRFSLAVTDGAGAWVADASDAEVRLRAEQWDQPVPEYLALAERYLAFHQPASTYSFHEAGNGNRREEVVRKTQSFDKLKQEAEKCLQQSERFNNEKADFEQASFTKFVAVLNSKKVKLRLLKDKIAAHEAADKAPKEDEDNESSDKGPGEEDEGNSTDRTEPFEEDSDKDPTVKDEPSETWSGNLHSSPEKSAATSTSRGRRGRKRTRK from the exons ATGGCGACCCCCGCGGCGGCGCCGAGGCACAGCTGCGCGAAGCTCTCGGTCGCGGTCGAGGACCCCAAGGCGCCGGGCGGCGGCGGCATATTCGTGAAGGCCACGTGGCTCCCCACCCGCTTCTCGCTCGCCGTCACCGACGGCGCCGGCGCCTGGGTCGCCGACGCCTCCGACGCCGAGGTGCGCCTCCGGGCCGAGCAGTGGGACCAGCCCGTCCCCGAGTACCTCGCGCTCGCCGAGCGCTACCTCGCCTTCCACCAGCCCGCCTCCACCTActccttccacgaggccggcaacGGCAATCGCAGG GAGGAGGTTGTCAGGAAGACACAATcatttgacaagctgaagcaagAAGCTGAGAAGTGCTTGCAACAAAGTGAAAGATTTAACAACGAGAAAGCCGATTTTGAGCAAGCTTCCTTTACAAAG TTTGTGGCTGTACTTAACTCGAAGAAGGTCAAGCTCAGACTGCTCAAGGACAAGATTGCTGCACATGAAGCAGCAGACAAGGCGCCGAAGGAGGACGAGGATAACGAATCTTCAGACAAAGGGCCGGGGGAGGAGGACGAGGGTAACTCAACCGACAGGACGGAGCCGTTCGAGGAAGATAGCGACAAGGACCCGACCGTCAAGGATGAGCCCTCGGAGACGTGGAGCGGCAATCTCCATAGCTCCCCGGAGAAATCCGCCGCCACCTCGACCTCGAGGGGCAGGAGGGGACGCAAGAGGACGAGGAAATGA
- the LOC127292943 gene encoding DNA repair protein XRCC4 isoform X1 encodes MATPAAAPRHSCAKLSVAVEDPKAPGGGGIFVKATWLPTRFSLAVTDGAGAWVADASDAEVRLRAEQWDQPVPEYLALAERYLAFHQPASTYSFHEAGNGNRRLSWTFEKQGTKLEWRWKLQQSPHTQQTIAEVLDFLMDANIRLSEEVVRKTQSFDKLKQEAEKCLQQSERFNNEKADFEQASFTKFVAVLNSKKVKLRLLKDKIAAHEAADKAPKEDEDNESSDKGPGEEDEGNSTDRTEPFEEDSDKDPTVKDEPSETWSGNLHSSPEKSAATSTSRGRRGRKRTRK; translated from the exons ATGGCGACCCCCGCGGCGGCGCCGAGGCACAGCTGCGCGAAGCTCTCGGTCGCGGTCGAGGACCCCAAGGCGCCGGGCGGCGGCGGCATATTCGTGAAGGCCACGTGGCTCCCCACCCGCTTCTCGCTCGCCGTCACCGACGGCGCCGGCGCCTGGGTCGCCGACGCCTCCGACGCCGAGGTGCGCCTCCGGGCCGAGCAGTGGGACCAGCCCGTCCCCGAGTACCTCGCGCTCGCCGAGCGCTACCTCGCCTTCCACCAGCCCGCCTCCACCTActccttccacgaggccggcaacGGCAATCGCAGG TTGTCATGGACATTCGAAAAACAAGGTACCAAATTGGAATGGCGTTGGAAACTGCAGCAGTCACCCCACACGCAGCAGACTATAGCTGAGGTCTTGGATTTTCTTATGGATGCAAATATACGCTTGAGT GAGGAGGTTGTCAGGAAGACACAATcatttgacaagctgaagcaagAAGCTGAGAAGTGCTTGCAACAAAGTGAAAGATTTAACAACGAGAAAGCCGATTTTGAGCAAGCTTCCTTTACAAAG TTTGTGGCTGTACTTAACTCGAAGAAGGTCAAGCTCAGACTGCTCAAGGACAAGATTGCTGCACATGAAGCAGCAGACAAGGCGCCGAAGGAGGACGAGGATAACGAATCTTCAGACAAAGGGCCGGGGGAGGAGGACGAGGGTAACTCAACCGACAGGACGGAGCCGTTCGAGGAAGATAGCGACAAGGACCCGACCGTCAAGGATGAGCCCTCGGAGACGTGGAGCGGCAATCTCCATAGCTCCCCGGAGAAATCCGCCGCCACCTCGACCTCGAGGGGCAGGAGGGGACGCAAGAGGACGAGGAAATGA